The following proteins are co-located in the Ancylothrix sp. D3o genome:
- a CDS encoding heavy-metal-associated domain-containing protein has protein sequence MALKLNVPSIVCEGCGDTISKAIKTVDSDASISIDVTGKTVTVESGASEESIKQAVTATGHTLA, from the coding sequence ATGGCACTTAAATTAAATGTCCCCTCAATTGTCTGCGAAGGCTGCGGAGATACTATCAGCAAAGCCATCAAAACCGTTGATTCTGATGCGAGTATCAGCATTGATGTGACCGGTAAAACCGTAACGGTAGAGTCTGGAGCTTCCGAAGAATCTATTAAGCAAGCTGTAACAGCCACCGGCCACACACTTGCCTAA
- a CDS encoding EamA family transporter has product MTWLFLSFLTAFFEAVKDAFGKQSLKQVDEYVVSWTLSFLTGFFLIPLVIVSGLPHLGNQFWFALIIGGTLNTFTSYLYIKAIKVSDLSITLPMIALTPLFMLITSPLIVGEWPNIFDFLGIFLLVTGSYLLNIKEKSKGYLAPFRALLKQKGPKLMLIVALIWSITSNFDKIGVQNSSPIFWLFALFSYMTILLLPVLLYKTPNPRQKILKGLPILLPMGLFCALSVLFHMEALTLTQVVQVIAIKRTSVVMGVMLGYFIFKEKGLKERLTGTLVMLLGVLVMTLF; this is encoded by the coding sequence ATGACCTGGCTTTTTTTATCTTTTTTAACTGCTTTTTTTGAAGCAGTTAAAGATGCTTTCGGCAAACAAAGTCTCAAACAAGTTGATGAATACGTTGTTTCTTGGACGCTTTCTTTTTTAACCGGCTTTTTTCTCATTCCCTTAGTTATCGTTAGCGGCTTGCCTCACCTGGGAAATCAATTTTGGTTCGCTTTAATCATTGGGGGCACTCTAAACACATTCACCTCCTATCTTTACATCAAAGCTATCAAAGTCTCCGATCTTTCTATCACCCTGCCAATGATAGCTTTAACCCCCTTGTTTATGCTCATCACCTCCCCTTTAATTGTCGGAGAATGGCCAAATATATTTGATTTTCTGGGAATTTTCTTACTCGTCACCGGCTCCTATTTACTCAACATTAAAGAAAAATCAAAAGGCTACCTTGCACCCTTCCGTGCCTTGTTGAAACAAAAAGGCCCCAAATTAATGCTAATTGTCGCCTTAATTTGGAGCATCACCTCAAACTTTGACAAAATTGGCGTTCAAAATTCCTCCCCGATTTTTTGGCTATTTGCCCTGTTTAGTTACATGACAATTTTGCTGTTGCCGGTGTTGCTTTACAAAACTCCCAACCCCCGCCAAAAAATCCTCAAAGGCTTACCTATTTTATTACCAATGGGACTTTTTTGCGCCTTATCTGTCTTGTTTCACATGGAAGCCCTCACCCTCACACAAGTTGTCCAAGTTATCGCCATAAAACGCACCAGCGTTGTCATGGGAGTAATGTTAGGCTACTTTATTTTTAAAGAAAAAGGACTTAAAGAAAGACTCACCGGCACCCTCGTTATGCTCTTAGGAGTCTTGGTAATGACATTATTTTAA
- a CDS encoding GNAT family N-acetyltransferase, translating into MKREFKDFIIRSWQPNDRQEAAEIIGSVLAEYNLNWEPAGADRDVLEIEEFYHKSGGEFWVVERGGKLVGTAAYYPVNRGNNAVEIRKMYLLGEVRGKGLGKFLLEELEKTIRKRNFAMIWVETASVLKEAVKLYETSGYEAETGVETLRCDRVYVKYLEPV; encoded by the coding sequence ATGAAAAGAGAATTTAAAGATTTTATAATTCGGTCTTGGCAGCCAAACGACCGGCAAGAAGCGGCTGAGATTATTGGTTCTGTTTTGGCTGAATATAATTTGAATTGGGAACCGGCCGGTGCGGATCGGGATGTGTTAGAAATTGAGGAATTTTATCATAAAAGTGGCGGTGAGTTTTGGGTTGTGGAAAGGGGGGGAAAGTTGGTAGGAACGGCGGCGTATTATCCGGTAAATCGGGGAAATAACGCGGTGGAAATTCGGAAAATGTATTTGTTAGGAGAAGTTAGAGGAAAAGGGTTAGGTAAGTTTTTATTGGAGGAATTGGAAAAGACGATTAGAAAGCGGAATTTTGCGATGATTTGGGTAGAGACGGCTTCGGTTTTAAAAGAGGCGGTGAAGCTTTATGAAACCAGCGGCTACGAAGCGGAAACGGGGGTAGAAACTCTGCGTTGCGATAGGGTTTATGTGAAGTATTTGGAGCCGGTTTAA
- a CDS encoding tRNA-(ms[2]io[6]A)-hydroxylase — protein sequence MQTTIKFIKQPTSEKWVEQALANLDTILLDHSHCERKAAGVALNMMFRYPSNTQLVRMLTGIAQEELEHFEQVNQHLEKRGIAMGPLSSPPYAAGLKAQIRKDEPARLLDSLLVSGLIEARSHERLGLLGTHCPDVELAKFYRGLMASEARHYGVYWVLAIEYFDKAEVNERLEELAMVESDLLANLHPEPRIHS from the coding sequence ATGCAAACAACAATTAAATTCATAAAACAACCGACATCGGAAAAATGGGTTGAGCAAGCGCTGGCAAATTTGGATACTATTTTGCTGGATCATTCCCATTGTGAACGCAAAGCGGCGGGGGTGGCGCTTAATATGATGTTTCGCTATCCTTCTAATACCCAATTGGTGCGGATGCTGACGGGAATTGCTCAAGAAGAATTAGAGCATTTTGAACAAGTTAATCAGCATTTAGAAAAGCGGGGGATTGCTATGGGCCCGCTTTCTTCGCCGCCTTATGCGGCCGGTTTAAAAGCGCAAATTCGCAAAGATGAACCGGCCCGACTTTTGGATTCTTTGTTGGTTTCGGGATTAATTGAAGCCCGCAGTCACGAACGTTTAGGACTGTTAGGAACCCATTGCCCTGATGTGGAATTGGCGAAATTTTATCGGGGTTTAATGGCTTCGGAGGCGCGACATTATGGGGTGTATTGGGTTTTGGCAATCGAGTATTTTGATAAGGCAGAGGTGAATGAGAGATTGGAAGAATTAGCGATGGTTGAAAGTGACTTATTGGCAAATTTACACCCAGAACCTCGGATTCATAGTTAG
- a CDS encoding M20 family metallopeptidase, with translation MTATTIASTPVRQSQLRPAIAELQPHLVEWRRHLHAQPELAFQEYLTAEFISRKLKKWGIEHQTGIAKTGIVAIIDSGVPGPVLGIRADMDALPIQEENQASYRSQNPGKMHACGHDGHTTIALATAFYLSQNRHSFKGIVKIIFQPAEEGPGGAKPMIEAGVLKNPDVDAMIGLHLWNVLPLGTVGVRSGALMAATEGFRCTIFGKGGHGAMPHQTVDSILIASQIVTSLQTIVARNVSPLDSAVVTVGEFHAGTAVNVIADTAKIGGTVRYFNPALRDMLPQRLEQIISGICSSHGAKYDLNYWRLYPPVVNDAKMADLVRSVAETVVETPAGIVPECQTMGGEDMSFFLEEVPGCYFFLGSANLSMNLAYPHHHPRFDFDETALGMGVEIFVRCVEKFCI, from the coding sequence ATGACAGCAACCACAATCGCCTCTACTCCCGTGCGCCAGTCTCAACTAAGACCGGCTATTGCTGAACTACAACCGCATTTAGTGGAATGGCGCCGGCATTTGCACGCTCAACCTGAGCTTGCTTTTCAAGAGTATCTGACGGCAGAATTTATTAGCCGAAAATTAAAAAAATGGGGAATAGAACATCAAACCGGCATTGCCAAAACCGGCATAGTTGCAATTATTGATAGCGGTGTACCAGGGCCGGTTTTAGGTATTCGGGCTGATATGGATGCTCTCCCTATTCAAGAAGAAAATCAAGCGTCTTATCGTTCGCAAAACCCCGGTAAAATGCACGCTTGCGGCCATGATGGACACACAACAATTGCTCTGGCAACGGCATTTTATTTATCACAAAATAGGCATAGTTTTAAAGGGATTGTCAAAATCATTTTTCAACCGGCAGAAGAAGGCCCAGGCGGTGCAAAACCAATGATTGAAGCGGGGGTTTTAAAAAATCCTGATGTTGATGCGATGATTGGTTTACATCTTTGGAATGTTTTACCTTTGGGAACTGTTGGGGTGCGTAGCGGTGCATTAATGGCGGCAACGGAGGGATTTCGCTGTACAATTTTTGGCAAGGGTGGACATGGGGCGATGCCACATCAAACTGTTGATTCTATTTTGATTGCTTCGCAAATTGTTACAAGTTTACAAACAATTGTTGCTCGCAATGTTAGCCCCTTAGATTCGGCGGTGGTAACGGTGGGAGAATTTCATGCCGGTACAGCGGTGAATGTGATTGCGGATACAGCAAAAATTGGCGGGACGGTGAGATATTTTAATCCTGCTTTGCGGGATATGTTGCCGCAAAGACTTGAGCAAATTATTAGCGGAATTTGCAGCAGTCACGGGGCAAAATATGATTTGAATTATTGGCGACTTTATCCGCCGGTGGTTAATGATGCAAAAATGGCTGATTTGGTGCGTTCTGTGGCAGAGACGGTTGTAGAAACACCGGCAGGAATTGTGCCAGAATGTCAAACAATGGGCGGCGAGGATATGTCGTTTTTCTTGGAAGAGGTGCCTGGTTGTTATTTCTTTTTGGGGTCGGCAAATCTGTCGATGAATTTAGCTTATCCTCACCACCACCCTCGTTTTGATTTTGATGAAACGGCTTTAGGCATGGGTGTTGAAATTTTTGTGCGTTGTGTGGAAAAGTTTTGTATATAA
- a CDS encoding carbon-nitrogen hydrolase family protein, protein MKPYLAAAIQMTSVPELEKNLAQAEELIDLAVRRGAELVSLPENFSFLGEEKDKIAGAENIAQTSEKFLKTMAQRFQVTILGGGFPVPVAEGKVYNTAVLIDPTGTELARYEKVHLFDVNLPDGNTYHESSTVKAGVTLPTVYNSEHLGNLGLSVCYDVRFPELYRHLSYKGSDILFVPAAFTAYTGKDHWQILLQARAIENTCYVIAPAQTGRHYAMRQSHGHAMIIDPWGVILADAGDSPGVAIAEIDPGRLEQVRRQMPSLQHRVFV, encoded by the coding sequence ATGAAACCTTATCTCGCCGCCGCCATTCAAATGACAAGCGTTCCTGAGCTTGAAAAAAATCTTGCTCAGGCAGAAGAACTCATCGATTTAGCTGTACGTCGCGGTGCCGAGTTAGTAAGCTTGCCCGAAAACTTTTCCTTTTTAGGAGAAGAAAAGGACAAAATTGCCGGTGCCGAAAACATAGCCCAAACTAGCGAAAAATTCCTAAAAACAATGGCCCAACGCTTCCAAGTCACAATCTTGGGAGGAGGATTTCCGGTGCCGGTGGCCGAGGGAAAAGTGTACAATACCGCTGTTTTAATAGACCCCACCGGCACAGAACTTGCCCGCTATGAAAAAGTACACCTATTCGACGTTAATTTGCCCGATGGCAACACCTATCACGAATCGAGCACCGTAAAAGCCGGTGTCACACTCCCAACCGTTTACAATTCAGAGCATTTGGGTAATCTTGGTTTGTCGGTATGCTACGATGTGCGATTCCCCGAACTCTACCGCCATCTATCTTACAAAGGCTCCGATATATTATTCGTCCCCGCAGCCTTTACCGCCTACACCGGCAAAGATCACTGGCAAATATTGCTGCAAGCGCGAGCTATTGAAAATACCTGTTATGTAATAGCACCGGCTCAAACTGGCCGCCATTATGCCATGCGTCAATCACACGGACACGCCATGATTATCGACCCTTGGGGCGTAATCTTAGCAGATGCCGGAGACAGCCCCGGAGTCGCCATAGCAGAAATTGACCCCGGACGCCTCGAACAAGTACGCCGACAAATGCCCTCCTTGCAACACCGCGTTTTTGTTTAA
- a CDS encoding S-layer homology domain-containing protein: MYSYQHRTLYISLTALLLTACANSPTSKTLEETFAPDPALTSTPTPSKTPQKAPEIPPEIPPEIPPYPDAQLQQQTPIPDGITTRWTTTDPSNAVENFYRQKLQSNNWQIINQPNPDQQNILQAKRDNLQIKLSIEPPTTNSAITTFEIEYRKNNPTPNTQTSPTLEGKISAPITPSPTPQTTPNPPKNNNENINKAPAELRQYLEDLNNLNIFNTTNKQTQNAILTEPNKTITRREFARWLLTANNKIYANQPARQIRLAIETSQPIFTDITSKDPDFTIIQGLAEAGIIPSTLTGNNNDIQFRPDAPLTRETLVLWKVPLDTRQVIPTTSIDTVQKTWGFQDTPKIDPDALKAISADYQNGDLSNIRRAFGYTTLFQPKKPVTRAEAGAALWYFGIKGEGLSAKDALETTTPKPTPSPNN, translated from the coding sequence GTGTATTCCTATCAACACCGCACCCTATACATAAGCCTAACCGCACTCCTCCTCACCGCCTGCGCCAACAGCCCCACAAGCAAAACCCTAGAGGAAACTTTCGCCCCAGATCCCGCCCTCACAAGCACACCCACCCCCTCAAAAACCCCCCAAAAAGCCCCAGAAATTCCCCCAGAAATTCCCCCAGAAATCCCCCCCTATCCGGACGCCCAACTGCAACAACAAACCCCCATCCCCGACGGCATAACAACCCGCTGGACAACAACCGACCCCAGCAACGCCGTCGAAAACTTCTATCGCCAAAAACTGCAAAGCAACAACTGGCAAATTATCAACCAACCCAACCCCGATCAACAAAACATCCTCCAAGCAAAACGCGACAACCTGCAAATAAAACTCTCCATAGAACCCCCCACCACCAACAGCGCCATCACCACATTTGAAATCGAATATCGCAAAAATAACCCAACCCCCAACACCCAAACCTCACCCACACTCGAAGGCAAAATCTCAGCCCCCATCACCCCATCCCCCACCCCCCAAACCACACCAAACCCCCCAAAAAATAACAACGAAAATATCAACAAAGCCCCCGCCGAACTCCGTCAATATCTCGAAGACTTAAACAACTTAAACATCTTCAATACCACAAACAAACAAACCCAAAACGCCATCTTAACCGAACCCAATAAAACCATCACCAGACGCGAATTTGCCCGCTGGTTACTAACAGCAAACAACAAAATATATGCCAACCAACCCGCCCGCCAAATTCGCCTCGCCATCGAAACCTCCCAACCGATCTTTACCGACATCACCTCAAAAGATCCCGACTTTACCATCATTCAAGGACTCGCAGAAGCCGGCATTATTCCCAGTACCCTAACCGGCAACAACAACGACATACAATTTCGCCCAGACGCCCCCCTCACCCGCGAAACCCTTGTCCTATGGAAAGTCCCCCTCGACACCAGACAAGTGATCCCCACAACCTCCATCGATACCGTTCAAAAAACTTGGGGCTTTCAAGACACCCCAAAAATCGACCCAGACGCCCTCAAAGCCATCTCAGCAGACTATCAAAACGGCGACTTATCAAACATTCGCCGCGCCTTTGGTTATACCACCCTATTCCAACCCAAAAAACCCGTAACCCGCGCCGAAGCCGGTGCAGCCCTCTGGTATTTTGGAATTAAAGGAGAAGGCTTATCCGCCAAAGACGCATTAGAAACCACAACCCCAAAACCCACCCCATCCCCAAACAACTAA
- a CDS encoding YdcF family protein, whose product MFIPQTNRKGKRPKLKLIKLTLLLITSLIAAGILTLSLRIAITQILVPQPQAILVLGGDPRRIQFASQFWYSDPKLDIWISDYPELTKFNTGILQRAGIPKNKIYYSNATDTVTNFTGIINDLTNRHLKHLYLITSTSHLRRSRVIATIVLGSRAIIITPLAVSIHKEQPESRWRTIRDCFRSILWVITGRTGATFNPRLQPPEINP is encoded by the coding sequence GTGTTTATTCCCCAAACCAACAGAAAAGGAAAACGCCCAAAACTCAAGCTCATCAAACTAACCTTATTACTCATCACCTCCCTCATCGCCGCCGGCATTTTAACGCTTTCTTTGCGAATAGCCATCACCCAAATACTTGTCCCCCAACCCCAAGCCATCTTAGTGCTTGGCGGCGATCCAAGACGCATCCAATTTGCATCCCAATTTTGGTACTCTGACCCAAAATTAGACATTTGGATATCAGACTATCCCGAACTTACTAAGTTTAACACCGGCATTTTGCAGCGCGCCGGCATCCCCAAAAACAAAATTTACTATAGCAACGCCACCGACACCGTTACCAACTTCACCGGCATCATTAATGACTTGACAAATCGCCACCTAAAACACCTATATTTAATAACATCAACTTCCCATCTCCGCCGTTCCCGCGTCATTGCAACCATCGTCCTCGGCAGTCGCGCTATCATCATCACACCCCTTGCCGTCTCTATTCATAAAGAACAACCAGAGTCGCGCTGGCGCACCATCCGTGATTGTTTTCGCTCAATTCTCTGGGTAATCACCGGTCGCACCGGCGCCACCTTCAACCCCCGATTACAACCACCCGAAATCAACCCATAA
- a CDS encoding M42 family metallopeptidase gives MIIKYSELFNTIEELVLHHSPSGAETEINQLLLQKFANLGVEVWQDSADNIIAKIKGTGNSAIAITAHKDEIGAIVKTISQNGKIEVRKLGGSFPWIYGEGTVDLLGDNQTITGILSFGSRHISHESPQKAQQENKPVHWEDAWIETKCTAEELETAGIRPGTRMVISKHRKKPFRLKDYIASYTLDNKASLAILLSLAETVKNPPKDIYLVASAKEEVGAIGALYFTNRQPLDALIALEICPLSSEYPILEGTSPVLLSQDGYGIYDEGLNAELRQAAKTAQVPVQLATISGFGSDASIAMKFGHVARAACLSFPTQNTHGYEIAHLAAIANCTHILQAYCQQPEKR, from the coding sequence ATGATAATAAAATATAGCGAATTATTTAACACCATAGAAGAATTAGTGCTGCACCACTCCCCCAGTGGAGCCGAAACAGAAATCAATCAATTATTACTACAAAAATTTGCCAATTTAGGCGTAGAAGTGTGGCAAGATAGCGCCGACAACATCATCGCCAAAATCAAGGGTACCGGCAACAGCGCCATCGCCATCACCGCCCACAAAGACGAAATCGGCGCCATCGTTAAAACAATCAGCCAAAACGGAAAAATTGAAGTCCGAAAATTAGGCGGTTCCTTTCCCTGGATCTATGGAGAAGGCACCGTCGATCTCTTAGGAGACAACCAAACCATCACCGGCATCCTCAGCTTTGGTTCCCGCCACATCTCCCACGAATCGCCCCAAAAAGCCCAACAAGAAAACAAGCCGGTGCATTGGGAAGATGCCTGGATAGAAACAAAATGCACAGCCGAAGAACTAGAAACAGCCGGCATCCGCCCAGGCACACGCATGGTGATCAGCAAACACCGTAAAAAACCCTTCCGACTCAAAGACTACATCGCCAGCTACACCCTCGACAATAAAGCCTCCCTCGCCATCCTCCTCAGCCTCGCCGAAACCGTAAAAAACCCGCCCAAAGACATTTACCTTGTCGCCTCCGCCAAAGAAGAAGTCGGTGCCATCGGTGCTCTTTACTTCACAAACCGGCAACCCCTCGACGCCCTCATCGCCCTCGAAATATGCCCCCTCTCCTCGGAGTACCCGATTTTAGAAGGCACTTCGCCAGTGTTACTTTCCCAAGACGGCTACGGAATATATGATGAAGGCTTAAACGCTGAACTGCGACAAGCCGCCAAAACCGCCCAAGTGCCGGTGCAACTTGCCACCATCAGCGGCTTTGGCAGCGACGCCTCCATCGCCATGAAATTTGGTCACGTCGCCCGCGCCGCCTGTCTCAGCTTCCCCACCCAAAACACACACGGCTACGAAATCGCCCATCTCGCAGCCATCGCCAACTGTACCCACATCCTCCAAGCCTACTGCCAACAGCCCGAAAAAAGATAA
- a CDS encoding AarF/ABC1/UbiB kinase family protein: MLKTNAAPKRLRWQRSKYSPLARQKDVFVAAGRFMFYLWWDGFVQNKSPKIKRRRARWLVKTILDLGPTFIKIGQALSTRADILPLEYVEELSTLQDSVPPFSPDEAIRLIELELGKPVYVLYRDFDPIPLAAASLGQVHKARLHTGEDVVVKVQRPGLQRLFDVDVKAVHKVLRFVEGYFPGSRKYDLEAIYQEFFKILYQEIDYIQEGKNADRFRENFKAYPGIVVPKVYWEYTSTKILTVEYKPGIKVDDRQSLLALGLDTKRLNQIGICCYLKQLLLDGFFQADPHPGNMAVSGDGRLIFYDFGMMGEVKSLAKDQMVRAFFAVLKKDTDEVLDTLMKMGLLEPVTDQMPVRRLISFLLDKFTEKPIDFQAFNEIKTELYLMFEQQPFRLPAQMTFILKSLTTLDGIARSLDPEYNLVAAAQPFVRSITVSQKGRAGAVGELARQAKELIVYRLNKPSRTEVWLRSFERRLEEGELKVRVRAVESERTLKRINLAIKSLIYACLAGFAFLAGAVLLVGKYNTLAMGVFVFAGVVFVILIHSLFVLKVKENLDNLAEK; the protein is encoded by the coding sequence ATGCTTAAAACGAATGCAGCGCCAAAACGGTTACGCTGGCAACGCTCTAAATATTCGCCTCTGGCCCGTCAAAAGGATGTTTTTGTGGCGGCTGGTAGGTTTATGTTTTATTTGTGGTGGGATGGGTTTGTTCAAAATAAGTCGCCGAAGATAAAACGCCGTCGCGCTCGCTGGTTGGTTAAAACGATTTTGGATTTGGGGCCGACTTTTATTAAAATCGGTCAGGCGCTTTCAACTCGTGCTGATATTTTGCCTTTGGAATATGTGGAAGAGTTATCCACTTTACAGGATAGTGTGCCGCCTTTTAGTCCTGATGAAGCAATTCGGTTGATTGAGTTGGAGTTGGGTAAGCCTGTTTATGTTTTATACCGCGATTTTGACCCGATTCCTCTGGCGGCGGCTTCTTTGGGTCAGGTTCATAAGGCTCGTTTGCACACCGGCGAGGATGTGGTGGTGAAGGTTCAGCGTCCGGGTTTGCAACGTTTGTTTGATGTGGATGTTAAGGCGGTTCATAAGGTTTTGCGTTTTGTTGAAGGTTATTTTCCGGGTTCTCGCAAGTATGATTTAGAGGCGATTTATCAGGAGTTTTTTAAGATTTTATATCAAGAAATTGATTATATCCAAGAAGGTAAAAATGCTGATCGTTTTCGGGAAAATTTTAAGGCATATCCGGGGATTGTTGTTCCTAAAGTTTACTGGGAATATACTTCTACAAAAATTTTGACGGTGGAGTATAAACCGGGTATTAAGGTGGATGACCGGCAAAGTTTGCTGGCTTTGGGTTTGGATACTAAGCGGTTAAATCAAATTGGAATTTGTTGTTATTTAAAACAGTTGTTGCTGGATGGTTTTTTTCAGGCTGATCCTCATCCGGGGAATATGGCGGTTTCTGGTGATGGCCGGTTGATTTTTTATGATTTTGGGATGATGGGGGAGGTGAAGTCTCTGGCAAAAGACCAAATGGTGCGGGCTTTTTTTGCGGTTCTTAAAAAGGATACGGATGAGGTTTTGGATACTTTGATGAAAATGGGTTTGCTTGAGCCGGTTACGGATCAAATGCCGGTGCGGCGGTTGATAAGTTTTTTGCTGGATAAGTTTACGGAAAAGCCGATAGATTTTCAGGCGTTTAATGAAATTAAAACTGAGTTATATTTGATGTTTGAACAGCAGCCTTTTCGGTTGCCGGCTCAGATGACTTTTATTTTAAAGTCTTTGACTACTTTGGATGGTATTGCTCGCTCTCTTGATCCTGAATATAATTTAGTGGCTGCGGCTCAACCTTTTGTAAGGAGTATTACGGTTTCTCAAAAAGGACGTGCCGGTGCGGTTGGGGAGTTGGCTCGTCAAGCTAAAGAGTTAATTGTTTATCGTTTAAATAAACCGAGTCGTACGGAGGTTTGGTTAAGGAGTTTTGAGCGCCGGTTGGAGGAGGGAGAGTTAAAGGTGCGGGTGCGTGCTGTGGAAAGTGAACGCACTTTGAAGCGGATTAATTTGGCGATTAAGAGTTTAATTTATGCTTGTTTGGCGGGGTTTGCTTTTTTGGCCGGTGCGGTTTTATTGGTAGGGAAATATAATACTTTGGCGATGGGAGTTTTTGTTTTTGCGGGGGTGGTTTTTGTGATTTTAATTCATTCTTTGTTTGTTTTGAAGGTTAAGGAGAACCTGGATAATTTGGCAGAAAAGTAA